In Chloroflexota bacterium, the following are encoded in one genomic region:
- a CDS encoding peptidoglycan bridge formation glycyltransferase FemA/FemB family protein: MIAVRRIDEPQAWDEALLQWPRPHVLQSWLWGECKTQTGWQVHRLLVTNEEAPVAAIALLVRALNRLPFRIAYVPKGPTLNWEDPQAVQAALEALEAEARRQRVLFVKIDPDVPADTPAGEEVRRLLKARGWRPSAEQIQFRNTLLIDLRPDEEALLLAMKSKWRYNIRLAQRRGVTVRAGTPADLGTFYALYAETSQRDGFLIRPFPYYRFVWQRFLEAGQGHLLLAEVEAQPIAGIFLLRFGPTAWYFYGASSHRERRRMPNHLLQWEAIRWARAQGCTTYDLWGAPDVLEKSDPMWGVYRFKAGFGGRFTAWIGAWDYPVSQAGYRFYNFAMPRVLEIMRRRHRLQASLLHRHRRSHA, from the coding sequence ATGATCGCGGTGCGGCGAATCGACGAGCCTCAGGCCTGGGATGAGGCGCTCCTGCAATGGCCGCGGCCGCACGTCCTGCAGAGCTGGCTGTGGGGTGAGTGCAAGACCCAGACGGGATGGCAGGTCCACCGGCTCCTGGTCACGAACGAGGAGGCGCCTGTAGCGGCCATCGCGCTACTGGTTCGCGCCCTCAACCGCCTTCCCTTCCGCATCGCCTATGTGCCCAAAGGCCCAACCCTGAATTGGGAGGACCCGCAAGCCGTCCAGGCAGCCCTGGAGGCCCTGGAAGCGGAGGCCCGACGACAACGGGTGCTCTTCGTCAAGATCGACCCGGACGTGCCCGCCGACACGCCCGCCGGAGAGGAGGTGCGCAGGCTCCTGAAAGCGCGCGGGTGGCGCCCCTCCGCCGAGCAGATCCAGTTCCGGAACACCCTGCTCATCGATTTACGCCCCGACGAGGAGGCGTTGCTGCTGGCGATGAAGTCCAAATGGCGGTATAATATCCGGCTGGCCCAACGGCGAGGGGTCACCGTGCGCGCGGGCACCCCGGCCGATCTGGGCACCTTCTACGCCCTGTACGCGGAGACCAGCCAGCGCGACGGGTTCCTGATCCGCCCCTTCCCTTACTATCGGTTCGTGTGGCAGCGGTTTCTGGAGGCCGGACAGGGCCATCTCCTGCTGGCGGAGGTAGAAGCTCAGCCCATCGCCGGGATCTTCCTGTTGCGATTCGGTCCGACCGCCTGGTACTTCTATGGGGCCTCCTCCCACCGGGAGCGACGCCGCATGCCCAACCATCTGCTTCAGTGGGAGGCCATCCGCTGGGCACGCGCCCAGGGGTGTACCACATACGATCTTTGGGGAGCGCCGGACGTCTTGGAAAAGAGCGATCCCATGTGGGGCGTCTATCGATTCAAGGCCGGCTTCGGAGGCCGATTCACCGCCTGGATCGGCGCGTGGGACTATCCCGTATCGCAGGCCGGCTATCGCTTTTACAACTTTGCCATGCCCCGTGTGCTGGAGATCATGCGACGACGACACCGTCTACAAGCATCCCTCCTCCATCGACACCGCAGATCTCACGCTTAG